The segment GTGTTACGACGATGGATATTCATGTGTCGAGGGAGAAGAGGCACCATTTCAGCGCGGCGGTGATCACCGTCAGTGACTCCTGCTTCCGGGGGGAGCGGGAAGACCTGTCGGGGCCGGAGTGCCAGCGGGTCCTGGAGCGTGCGGGCTTTCACGTGGTCTTCGTCCGGGTCGTGCCCGACGGCCTCGAGCCGCTGGCGTCGGTCATGGCCGGGATCTGCGACCGCTTCGAGGCCAGCCTGGTGGTCACTGCCGGCGGGACCGGGCTGGCGCCCCGCGACCTCACGCCCGAGGC is part of the Acidobacteriota bacterium genome and harbors:
- a CDS encoding MogA/MoaB family molybdenum cofactor biosynthesis protein; protein product: MDIHVSREKRHHFSAAVITVSDSCFRGEREDLSGPECQRVLERAGFHVVFVRVVPDGLEPLASVMAGICDRFEASLVVTAGGTGLAPRDLTPEATRKVIEREVPGLSELLRMEGYRRSPTAVLSRSVSGVRRRALIVNLPGSVKGVREGLEALLPVLPHALETVAGNVTRCGG